A genomic stretch from Edaphobacter aggregans includes:
- a CDS encoding glycine--tRNA ligase subunit alpha has translation MTESVSRVGEQRALTFQELLFRLQRFWAEQGCVLQQPYDVEVGAGTMSPDTFLRVLGPKPVRIAYAQPSRRPADGRYGENPNRLFRHTQLQVILKPPPVRIQELYLESLMAIGIDLKEHDIKFEEDNWEWPVGGAWGVGWQVMLDGLEITQFTYFQQCGGMDLDPICGEITYGLERIAGFLQDVDSIYDIVWAVERDTGRKVTYGEMRLAEEEQFSAYSFDYADVGSLWKHLELYEAECLALLEKAKGFEGMDALMLKRFPVLGAYELALKCSHVFNLLDARGAISVTERVGVMARIRTLVVGVAKAYAAQGVALAALDAEVVAG, from the coding sequence ATGACTGAATCGGTTTCAAGGGTCGGGGAGCAACGTGCGCTTACGTTTCAGGAGCTTTTGTTCAGGCTGCAGCGGTTCTGGGCAGAGCAGGGGTGTGTTTTGCAGCAGCCTTATGACGTTGAGGTGGGCGCGGGGACTATGTCTCCAGATACGTTTCTCAGGGTGCTTGGGCCTAAGCCGGTGAGGATTGCTTATGCGCAGCCTTCGCGGCGGCCGGCGGATGGACGGTATGGGGAGAATCCGAATCGGCTGTTTCGGCATACGCAGTTACAGGTGATTTTGAAGCCGCCACCGGTGAGGATTCAGGAGCTTTATCTGGAATCGCTGATGGCGATTGGGATTGATCTGAAAGAGCATGACATCAAGTTCGAAGAGGACAACTGGGAGTGGCCTGTCGGTGGCGCGTGGGGCGTTGGATGGCAGGTGATGCTTGATGGGTTGGAGATTACTCAGTTCACATACTTTCAGCAGTGTGGCGGGATGGATCTGGATCCGATCTGCGGCGAGATTACGTATGGGTTGGAGCGGATTGCCGGGTTTCTGCAGGATGTGGATTCGATCTATGACATTGTGTGGGCGGTGGAACGCGATACGGGCCGCAAGGTGACGTATGGCGAGATGCGGCTGGCCGAGGAGGAGCAGTTTTCGGCCTACAGCTTCGACTATGCGGATGTGGGATCTTTATGGAAACACTTGGAGTTGTATGAGGCGGAGTGTCTGGCGCTGCTGGAGAAGGCCAAGGGTTTTGAGGGGATGGATGCTCTGATGCTGAAGCGGTTTCCGGTGCTGGGGGCTTATGAGCTGGCGCTGAAGTGCTCGCATGTTTTTAATTTGCTGGATGCTCGCGGGGCGATTTCGGTGACTGAGCGTGTGGGTGTGATGGCGCGGATTCGGACGCTGGTGGTGGGTGTCGCTAAAGCTTATGCGGCTCAGGGTGTGGCTTTGGCGGCGCTGGATGCTGAGGTTGTGGCGGGTTGA
- a CDS encoding SDR family oxidoreductase: MKPTGNTILITGGGTGIGRGLAEAFHKLGNKVIIAGRRKQVLYETTAANPGMASTVLNIEDPADIRKVAAQLAKDHPALNVVIHNAGIMRPENLLAQPETADAEAIVTTNLLGPIRLTAALLPQLQKQPHATIVTVTSGLAFVPLAITPTYCATKAAIHSWSQSLRYQLKSTNVEVVELAPPYVQTELMGSAQAADPRAMPLNDYINEVLEIIKTQPKATEILVERVKPLRSAEHSGTERYAAFFNQFNDAMNHPD, encoded by the coding sequence ATGAAACCTACTGGAAACACCATCCTCATCACCGGTGGCGGCACCGGAATCGGTCGCGGCCTCGCAGAAGCCTTCCACAAACTCGGCAATAAAGTCATCATCGCCGGCCGCCGCAAGCAGGTCCTCTACGAGACCACCGCCGCCAACCCCGGCATGGCTTCCACCGTTCTCAACATCGAAGACCCCGCCGACATCCGCAAGGTCGCCGCGCAACTAGCGAAGGACCACCCCGCCCTCAACGTCGTCATCCACAACGCTGGCATCATGCGCCCCGAAAACCTTCTGGCTCAACCGGAAACCGCCGACGCCGAAGCCATCGTCACCACCAACCTCCTAGGCCCCATCCGCCTCACCGCGGCCCTGCTCCCCCAACTCCAGAAGCAACCCCACGCCACCATCGTGACCGTCACTTCCGGCCTGGCCTTCGTTCCCCTGGCCATCACCCCCACTTACTGCGCCACAAAGGCCGCCATTCACTCCTGGAGCCAGTCCCTCCGCTACCAGCTCAAATCCACCAACGTCGAAGTCGTCGAACTCGCCCCGCCGTACGTCCAGACTGAACTCATGGGCAGCGCCCAGGCCGCCGACCCCCGTGCCATGCCTCTCAACGACTACATCAACGAGGTCCTCGAAATAATCAAGACCCAGCCCAAAGCCACCGAAATCCTCGTCGAACGCGTCAAACCTCTCCGCTCTGCCGAACACAGCGGTACAGAAAGATACGCGGCATTCTTTAATCAATTCAACGACGCCATGAACCACCCCGATTAA
- a CDS encoding GNAT family N-acetyltransferase: MQTRKAQSRDARAIQQLIDSFTHDGTLLPRSYSEICQNIDTFTVVESEGGQFIGCAALHVYGPHLAEVRSIVVRPDIAGHGAGSLLVQSLLRQAEQRGIQCVCLFTRIPTFFEHFRFQITQHQLFRDKALKDCQHCARRNACDETVMALGKLPPLLPDSTHHPQHGGFVQLQL, encoded by the coding sequence ATGCAGACACGCAAAGCACAGTCGCGAGACGCGAGAGCCATCCAGCAACTCATCGATAGCTTCACCCACGACGGCACACTGCTTCCACGTTCCTACTCGGAGATCTGCCAAAATATCGACACCTTCACGGTCGTCGAGTCAGAAGGCGGCCAGTTCATCGGCTGTGCAGCACTCCATGTCTACGGCCCTCACCTCGCTGAGGTGCGCTCCATCGTCGTCCGCCCAGATATCGCAGGACACGGAGCAGGCAGCCTCCTCGTCCAATCCCTCCTGCGTCAGGCGGAGCAGCGCGGCATCCAATGCGTCTGCCTCTTCACCCGCATTCCAACCTTCTTCGAACACTTCCGCTTCCAGATCACGCAACACCAGTTGTTCCGAGACAAAGCCCTGAAAGACTGCCAGCACTGTGCAAGACGCAACGCCTGCGACGAAACCGTGATGGCCCTCGGAAAGCTGCCCCCACTTCTTCCCGACTCCACACATCACCCGCAACATGGAGGATTCGTGCAGTTGCAACTTTGA
- the glyS gene encoding glycine--tRNA ligase subunit beta — MAEFLFEIGLEEVPARMIAGAQAELEQRVVKMLERERLVASGVESKSFATPRRLAVWVKDVAERQEDVAEEMVGPSVKVAYKDGVATPAALAFAKKAGVAVEELKTVTNAKGEYLAATVVKVGRGAAEVIAAELPKELAGIYWAKNMYWRAGKPERFVRPVRWMVALLGEATVPVSFGGYEAGAVTYGHRVLFGDGAIAVKAPSEYEDALLAGFVLAGVEVRRQRIRKALDKVTRTVEGLRWREDHGLVDKLTHLTEWPSVILGGFEPEFLALPEEVLVTVMRDHQSYFAVEDKDGKLAPHFLAVLNTETDAAGEAVIRHGNERVLRARFNDARFFWEFDQRVCLKERVELLKNVTFQKELGSYAAKSARVRKLASALAGLVLARGCDLNPVALDEAVVLAKTDLTTELVKEFTELQGVVGGLYARAQGYSAAVSDAIYDQYKPESMDDSVPRTVEGALLAIADKADTIAGMFGLGLEPTGSKDPFALRRAANGIVKILAESGVALPLTLREVAGAACGQNEALAAKVLGFLQERLEFYLREVKGQAYDVVKAVLAAGAEDVRDAVARAEAVTAVRGASSGDTGDFAAVSAAFKRMKNILSQAGEKGIASGARVEDVLLTEPTEKALAARSTELAVRVSSLRAEKSYAAALEAIATLRPQVDAFFDAVMVMAPDEAVRANRLALLEKVLGDFSGIADFSEIVVAG, encoded by the coding sequence ATGGCGGAGTTTTTGTTTGAGATTGGGTTGGAGGAGGTTCCGGCGCGGATGATCGCCGGGGCACAGGCTGAGCTTGAGCAGCGTGTGGTGAAGATGCTGGAGCGGGAGCGGCTTGTGGCGTCGGGGGTGGAGAGCAAGAGCTTTGCTACTCCGCGGCGGCTTGCGGTTTGGGTGAAAGATGTTGCGGAGCGACAGGAGGATGTTGCGGAGGAGATGGTGGGGCCTTCGGTGAAGGTCGCGTACAAGGATGGGGTGGCTACTCCGGCGGCGTTGGCATTTGCGAAGAAGGCTGGCGTGGCTGTTGAGGAGCTGAAGACGGTTACGAATGCGAAAGGTGAGTATCTTGCGGCGACGGTAGTGAAGGTTGGGCGGGGGGCTGCGGAGGTGATTGCGGCGGAGTTGCCGAAGGAACTGGCGGGAATTTATTGGGCGAAGAATATGTACTGGCGGGCGGGCAAGCCGGAGCGGTTTGTGAGGCCGGTGCGGTGGATGGTCGCGTTGCTGGGTGAGGCGACGGTTCCGGTGAGTTTTGGTGGGTATGAGGCCGGTGCGGTGACGTATGGGCATCGGGTTTTGTTTGGGGATGGGGCGATTGCCGTGAAGGCTCCGAGTGAGTATGAGGATGCTTTGCTTGCGGGCTTTGTGCTTGCCGGTGTGGAGGTGCGGCGGCAGAGGATTCGGAAGGCTCTGGATAAGGTAACGCGGACGGTGGAAGGGTTGCGGTGGCGTGAGGATCATGGGTTGGTGGATAAGCTGACTCATCTGACGGAGTGGCCCTCGGTGATTCTGGGTGGATTTGAGCCGGAGTTTCTGGCGCTGCCGGAGGAGGTTCTGGTGACAGTGATGCGGGATCATCAGAGCTACTTTGCTGTGGAGGATAAGGATGGGAAGCTGGCTCCGCATTTTCTGGCGGTGTTGAATACGGAGACTGATGCTGCGGGTGAGGCGGTGATTCGGCATGGGAATGAGCGGGTGCTGCGGGCGAGGTTTAATGATGCGCGATTCTTCTGGGAGTTCGATCAGCGGGTGTGTTTGAAGGAACGCGTTGAGTTGCTGAAGAACGTTACGTTTCAGAAAGAGCTTGGGAGTTATGCGGCGAAGTCGGCGCGGGTGCGGAAGTTGGCTTCGGCGTTGGCGGGGTTGGTGCTGGCTCGTGGATGTGATTTGAATCCGGTGGCTTTGGATGAGGCTGTAGTGCTGGCGAAGACCGATCTGACGACGGAGTTGGTGAAGGAGTTTACGGAGTTGCAGGGAGTTGTGGGTGGGTTGTATGCGCGGGCTCAGGGATATTCGGCTGCTGTGAGCGATGCGATCTATGACCAGTACAAGCCGGAGTCGATGGACGACTCGGTTCCGCGGACGGTTGAGGGTGCGTTGCTGGCGATTGCCGACAAGGCGGATACGATTGCCGGGATGTTTGGGCTCGGGCTGGAGCCTACGGGATCGAAGGATCCGTTTGCGCTGCGGCGGGCGGCGAATGGGATTGTGAAGATTCTGGCGGAGAGCGGGGTTGCGTTGCCGCTGACGCTGCGTGAGGTTGCAGGTGCGGCCTGCGGGCAGAATGAAGCGCTGGCGGCGAAGGTGCTTGGATTCCTGCAGGAACGGTTGGAGTTCTATCTGCGCGAGGTGAAGGGGCAGGCTTATGACGTGGTGAAGGCCGTGCTCGCTGCGGGGGCGGAGGATGTTCGGGATGCGGTCGCTCGGGCGGAAGCTGTAACTGCGGTGCGCGGGGCTTCCTCCGGAGATACGGGCGATTTTGCTGCGGTCTCGGCGGCGTTCAAGCGGATGAAGAATATTCTTTCGCAGGCTGGAGAGAAGGGGATTGCTTCAGGTGCTCGTGTGGAGGATGTTTTGTTGACGGAGCCTACGGAGAAGGCGCTGGCGGCGCGATCAACGGAGTTGGCTGTGCGGGTTTCTTCGTTGCGTGCGGAGAAGAGTTATGCTGCGGCGCTGGAGGCGATTGCTACGCTGCGGCCTCAGGTGGATGCGTTTTTCGATGCAGTGATGGTGATGGCTCCGGATGAGGCAGTGCGGGCGAATCGACTGGCGCTGCTGGAGAAGGTGCTGGGGGATTTTTCAGGGATCGCGGATTTTTCGGAGATTGTGGTGGCAGGGTAG
- a CDS encoding ThiF family adenylyltransferase encodes MPQSSQLPTAASEITSDDRYSRQILFPGIGPAGQQMLATSHIAVVGCGATGAAAASLLARAGIGTLTLIDRDFVESSNLQRQILFDESDAIQSLPKAEAARRKISLFNSTITVHPQITDLVPANIHELLAAAHIILDATDNFETRYLINDYAVQQSKPWIYAAAIGAYAATMTILPKPDPTSPPSTSYSLLPTSCLACLFPKPPSGPVETCDTSGILSTAVNLAASIQVTEALKLLTGQPHLIRRTLLSFDLWTNDRSEISTSKPNPACTVCAQRVFTHLAGEGRPHITLCGRNSVQIHEHHRPVDFAAMRDRLAPHGQVRFNELLLRFDRPPHTLTLFADGRAIIQGTTDVTIARSLYARFIGS; translated from the coding sequence ATGCCTCAGTCTTCACAACTACCTACCGCCGCCTCTGAAATTACCTCCGACGACCGCTACTCCCGTCAGATCCTCTTTCCCGGAATCGGCCCCGCCGGACAGCAGATGCTCGCCACCTCCCACATCGCCGTCGTCGGCTGCGGAGCCACCGGAGCAGCAGCAGCCTCTCTGCTCGCCCGCGCCGGCATTGGCACTCTCACCCTTATCGATCGCGACTTCGTCGAATCCTCCAACCTCCAGCGTCAAATCCTCTTCGACGAGTCCGACGCCATCCAATCCCTCCCCAAGGCCGAAGCCGCTCGCCGCAAGATTTCCCTCTTCAACTCCACCATCACCGTCCATCCTCAGATCACCGACCTCGTCCCCGCCAACATCCACGAACTCCTCGCCGCTGCCCACATTATCCTCGACGCTACCGATAACTTCGAAACCCGCTACCTCATCAACGACTACGCCGTCCAGCAATCCAAGCCCTGGATCTACGCCGCCGCCATCGGTGCCTACGCCGCCACCATGACCATCCTCCCCAAACCTGACCCGACCTCTCCGCCTTCTACTTCCTACTCCCTACTTCCTACTTCCTGTCTTGCCTGCCTCTTCCCCAAGCCCCCCTCCGGCCCCGTCGAGACCTGCGACACCTCCGGCATCCTCTCCACCGCTGTCAACCTCGCAGCCTCCATCCAGGTCACCGAAGCCCTCAAACTGCTCACCGGCCAGCCCCACCTCATCCGCCGCACCCTCCTCTCCTTCGACCTCTGGACCAACGACCGTAGCGAGATCAGCACCTCCAAACCCAACCCCGCATGCACCGTCTGCGCCCAACGAGTCTTCACGCATCTCGCCGGCGAAGGCCGCCCGCACATCACACTCTGCGGTCGAAATTCCGTCCAGATCCATGAGCATCACCGCCCCGTCGACTTCGCCGCGATGCGCGACCGTCTGGCACCCCACGGTCAGGTCCGTTTCAACGAACTCCTCCTCCGCTTCGACCGCCCGCCACACACCCTCACTCTCTTTGCGGATGGCCGCGCCATTATCCAGGGCACCACCGACGTAACCATTGCCCGCTCTCTTTACGCCCGGTTTATAGGCTCCTGA
- a CDS encoding outer membrane beta-barrel protein, producing the protein MRSISRFVFCAVLVLLSLLVGVRVEAQVAASSKDAEVEELRQTVRDLTQRVAVLEKQLNQRQTVVNAPAADGAVVSAASSSLSSAVVAEADATSMPVVADATGPVGAVNAQSATAAANAPGSQALPLPAQLPGGATLNYYFDGYYGYDFNHPIGRVQYLRAYDVLSNAFSLNQAGVVLALDPSVEEGRRYGVRLDLQFGQATETLQGNPANEPRPEVYRNIFQAYGTYVFPLSKGLTVDFGKWASSIGIEGNYTKDQMNYTRSFWFNYLPFYHMGVRANYKINDKLSANYWIVNGTEQSEPTNSFKDELFGFVAQPTKNISWTVNYYLGQDNPDVTPVSGCGTPVQPGLCLAPITPAPDGKLHIFDTYATWNATPKVTLALEGDYEVSRVWAHAGPGMSSAPKHVIGGAGYARYQWTPRMALAGRTEYFSDRGGLFSGTTQALKEFTGTYEFKVSDGLLSRLEYRRDWTNVPFFLTNRVGVLSQNQDTLTVGLVWWYGGKQGAW; encoded by the coding sequence ATGCGTTCAATCAGTCGATTTGTGTTTTGCGCTGTTCTGGTTTTGTTGTCGCTGCTGGTTGGTGTCCGGGTTGAGGCACAAGTGGCTGCTTCTTCGAAGGATGCTGAGGTGGAGGAGTTGCGGCAAACGGTGCGCGATTTGACGCAGCGTGTTGCTGTGCTGGAGAAGCAGTTGAATCAGCGGCAGACGGTGGTGAACGCTCCGGCTGCGGATGGGGCGGTGGTGTCGGCGGCTTCTTCGAGTTTGTCGAGCGCGGTGGTGGCGGAAGCGGATGCTACGTCGATGCCGGTTGTGGCTGATGCGACTGGGCCGGTGGGTGCGGTGAATGCTCAGAGTGCGACGGCTGCTGCCAACGCGCCTGGATCGCAGGCTCTTCCCTTGCCTGCTCAGTTGCCGGGGGGAGCTACCCTCAATTATTACTTCGATGGCTACTATGGGTATGACTTCAATCATCCGATTGGGCGCGTGCAATATCTGCGGGCCTACGATGTGCTGAGCAATGCGTTCAGTTTGAATCAGGCGGGCGTTGTTCTGGCGCTTGATCCCAGTGTCGAGGAGGGGCGGCGTTACGGGGTTCGGCTGGATTTACAGTTTGGGCAGGCTACGGAGACGTTACAGGGCAATCCGGCGAATGAGCCTCGGCCCGAGGTCTATAGAAACATCTTTCAGGCGTATGGGACGTATGTGTTTCCTTTGAGCAAGGGACTGACGGTGGATTTTGGGAAGTGGGCGAGTTCGATTGGGATTGAAGGGAACTATACGAAGGACCAGATGAATTACACGCGGTCGTTCTGGTTCAATTATCTGCCATTCTACCACATGGGGGTTCGGGCTAACTACAAGATCAACGATAAGCTGTCGGCGAATTACTGGATTGTGAATGGGACGGAGCAGTCGGAGCCTACGAACTCGTTCAAGGATGAGTTGTTTGGGTTTGTTGCTCAGCCGACGAAGAATATTTCGTGGACGGTGAACTACTATCTTGGGCAGGACAATCCGGATGTAACGCCGGTGTCGGGCTGCGGGACTCCAGTGCAGCCGGGGCTGTGTCTGGCTCCGATTACTCCGGCGCCGGATGGCAAGCTGCACATCTTCGATACGTATGCGACCTGGAATGCGACGCCGAAGGTGACGCTGGCGCTGGAGGGAGATTATGAGGTTTCGAGGGTGTGGGCGCATGCGGGGCCTGGGATGTCATCGGCTCCGAAGCATGTGATTGGGGGAGCGGGGTATGCGCGGTATCAGTGGACTCCGCGGATGGCGCTGGCGGGGCGGACGGAGTATTTTTCGGATCGCGGTGGTTTGTTCAGCGGGACGACGCAGGCGCTGAAGGAGTTTACCGGGACATATGAGTTCAAGGTGTCGGATGGGCTGCTGTCGCGGCTGGAGTATCGGCGTGATTGGACCAATGTGCCGTTCTTTTTGACGAATAGGGTTGGGGTGCTTTCGCAGAATCAGGACACGCTTACGGTTGGGTTGGTGTGGTGGTATGGCGGGAAGCAGGGGGCCTGGTAG
- a CDS encoding RNA polymerase sigma factor, with amino-acid sequence MTEPKPVPGLFKRNPPIAGEAEAIEAAKAGDAEAFSKLYALHKRRVYTLCLRMLGNVSEAEDMTQEAFLHLFRKIGSFRGESAFSTWLHRLTVNLVLMHLRKKGLNLVSLEETINPSEEDAPKRDFGSRDPQLSGSVDRVALERAVASLPPGYRMVFVLHDVEGFEHNEIATMLECSTGNSKSQLHKARLKLRELLRQPEQLTQQTGLQEAAR; translated from the coding sequence ATGACAGAGCCCAAGCCCGTTCCAGGCCTCTTTAAACGTAATCCGCCCATCGCTGGTGAGGCGGAAGCCATCGAAGCCGCAAAAGCGGGAGACGCGGAAGCGTTCTCCAAGCTTTATGCCCTGCATAAACGCCGCGTCTATACACTCTGCCTTCGGATGCTGGGCAATGTCTCCGAAGCCGAGGACATGACCCAGGAGGCATTCCTGCACCTCTTCCGCAAAATCGGCAGCTTCCGCGGAGAGTCCGCCTTCTCGACCTGGCTCCACCGTCTCACGGTGAACCTCGTCCTCATGCACCTCCGCAAAAAAGGCCTCAACCTCGTCTCGCTCGAGGAGACCATCAATCCATCGGAAGAAGATGCACCCAAGCGCGACTTCGGCAGCCGCGATCCGCAACTCTCAGGCTCAGTCGACCGCGTCGCCCTCGAACGCGCCGTCGCCTCGCTTCCTCCCGGCTACCGCATGGTCTTTGTCCTTCATGACGTAGAAGGCTTCGAGCATAATGAGATTGCCACGATGCTCGAATGTTCAACAGGCAACAGTAAATCCCAACTCCATAAGGCCCGGCTCAAGCTCCGCGAGCTCCTTCGCCAACCCGAACAGCTCACCCAGCAGACCGGCCTCCAGGAGGCGGCGCGATGA
- a CDS encoding outer membrane protein assembly factor: MFFLGHGRRDRAPASRSRVGLGLVFLLMTGFAHGQVVSQEMQATGSAVEVEQAAPLVPPAADPQAPTALSPQQQNEGLPASRPELATTVWQWKGIRVDKIEFEGVMFDADDPLLKELDQRAGEPLDPMKVRASTRRLFASGRYRDIEVRGVRQGDGMTLIFAGVPQFFVGRVTIAGVRDDQLTSLLKYGTQLSPGTPLSQGAIPAGSTGIKQLLELQGRHEPKVSAATTADKENHQMNVAYTVDIGPQARVGQVTIVGADPGLTVEEFRKIGRLREGTRVTRDTTSNALSRLRAQFQKRDRLAATVSLQKQTYVEARRQVDYEFHVNQGPEVKVIVEGYDLSKRRLHQLVPIYEEGTIDNDLLNEGVFNIRDYLQQQGYFNATVEVRMTGTDTTKQVVFSVDRNLRHKVIAVDIKGNKYFSEEILRERMRVKKADAYLRNGRFSPALVASDVAAIRALYRANGFDQAEVTTEVRDSDKDVDGKPLKTAQIWVTFKIAEGVQQKFGAVNLQGVDPSRLAEVKGLLNTQSGQPFSLLTLSGDRDAVLSFYLANGFDQVKVEITQQKESADAARTDVSLNVVEGPQVSISRVLLSGVELTRPSVVDRRIMVHPGDPLDQTALLETQRNLYDLALFNEVVTAVQNPNGDTPRKNVLVQVTEAKRWNVSYGFGFEAQTGTPSNNLINPSTVSSSPEGKPGVSPRVSLDVSRINFRGTQNSLTLHSTYGLLQQVAILTFQNPRFLGSRNFSASVSGGYSNIQDITTFASSTLQGNFRVTQKWRRTDTFIYEFLYRRVKVDPNSLRVAADLIPLLSQPVRVGGPGVTWFHDTRKPNPLDAVQGSFSTLQTFIASSKFGSQTDFWRIDGTNSTYYQLGRYVLARNTRIGYERSWGVNPNAGTDPCLGVLLTTNPSCNAVPLPERLYAGGASSHRGFPINGAGPRDLQTGYPVGGSAAFVNTIELRMPAPTLPYVGDSISFVLFHDMGNVFQNPGDMFPSFLRFRQPDRDTCRNVPAVATPDAIGTCNFNYFSHAVGLGARYRTPVGPIRFDLSYNLNPPTYPVINDYSGRPPYVGEGRHFGFFFSIGQSF; this comes from the coding sequence GTGTTTTTTTTGGGTCATGGACGGAGAGATCGAGCGCCAGCGTCACGCAGCAGGGTGGGGCTGGGCCTTGTCTTTTTGTTGATGACTGGTTTCGCCCATGGACAGGTGGTGAGTCAGGAGATGCAGGCGACTGGCTCCGCTGTGGAGGTAGAACAGGCAGCTCCGCTGGTACCTCCTGCGGCTGATCCTCAAGCTCCTACGGCTTTGTCGCCGCAACAACAGAATGAGGGATTGCCAGCTAGTCGACCGGAGTTGGCGACGACTGTGTGGCAATGGAAGGGCATCCGGGTCGACAAGATCGAGTTTGAGGGAGTGATGTTCGATGCCGATGATCCGCTTCTGAAAGAGTTAGACCAAAGAGCGGGAGAACCGCTCGATCCGATGAAGGTGCGGGCAAGCACGCGGAGACTGTTTGCCAGTGGGCGCTATCGCGACATTGAGGTGCGTGGGGTGAGACAGGGCGATGGGATGACGTTGATCTTTGCTGGGGTCCCGCAGTTCTTTGTGGGGCGAGTGACGATTGCGGGGGTAAGGGACGATCAGCTGACATCGCTGCTGAAATACGGAACCCAACTCTCGCCGGGAACGCCGCTGTCGCAGGGGGCGATACCGGCTGGGTCCACGGGAATCAAACAGCTTCTGGAACTGCAGGGACGACATGAGCCCAAGGTCTCGGCGGCCACGACGGCAGATAAAGAGAATCACCAGATGAATGTGGCGTACACGGTCGATATTGGGCCACAGGCGCGGGTGGGACAGGTGACGATTGTGGGAGCGGACCCTGGGCTCACGGTGGAGGAGTTTCGCAAAATAGGCAGACTGAGAGAGGGGACCAGGGTGACTCGCGACACGACCAGCAATGCGCTGTCCAGGTTGCGAGCCCAGTTCCAGAAGAGAGACAGGTTGGCGGCGACGGTTTCGTTGCAGAAGCAGACTTATGTAGAAGCGCGCAGACAAGTGGACTACGAGTTTCACGTGAACCAGGGGCCGGAAGTGAAGGTGATCGTAGAGGGCTACGATCTATCGAAGAGGCGCTTGCACCAGCTTGTGCCGATCTACGAAGAGGGGACGATCGATAACGATCTGTTGAATGAAGGAGTTTTCAATATTCGCGACTATCTGCAGCAGCAGGGATATTTTAACGCGACGGTGGAAGTGAGGATGACGGGTACAGATACGACGAAACAGGTGGTGTTTTCGGTCGACCGCAATCTGAGGCATAAGGTGATTGCGGTAGATATTAAGGGCAACAAGTATTTTTCAGAGGAGATTCTGCGGGAACGGATGCGGGTGAAGAAGGCTGATGCGTACCTGCGTAATGGGCGGTTCAGTCCGGCGCTTGTGGCGAGCGACGTGGCAGCAATCAGGGCGTTGTATCGCGCTAATGGCTTTGACCAGGCGGAGGTGACGACCGAGGTGCGCGACTCCGATAAAGATGTAGATGGAAAACCTTTGAAGACGGCCCAGATATGGGTAACTTTCAAAATTGCCGAGGGGGTGCAGCAGAAGTTTGGCGCAGTGAATCTGCAGGGAGTCGATCCTAGCAGACTGGCGGAGGTTAAGGGATTGTTGAACACGCAGTCTGGCCAGCCATTTTCGCTGTTGACACTGTCGGGTGATCGGGATGCTGTGTTGTCGTTCTACCTGGCCAATGGATTCGACCAGGTTAAGGTGGAGATAACACAACAAAAGGAATCTGCCGATGCAGCCCGAACGGATGTGTCTCTGAATGTGGTGGAGGGGCCGCAGGTATCGATTTCTCGCGTACTGCTCTCGGGGGTCGAACTGACGAGACCGTCGGTGGTCGATCGCAGAATCATGGTGCATCCGGGCGATCCGTTGGACCAGACAGCGTTGCTCGAGACGCAACGGAATCTGTATGACCTCGCACTGTTCAATGAAGTTGTGACAGCGGTACAGAATCCCAACGGGGATACTCCGCGCAAGAACGTGCTTGTACAGGTGACGGAGGCGAAGCGATGGAATGTCTCGTACGGTTTTGGTTTCGAGGCGCAGACCGGCACGCCAAGCAATAATCTGATTAATCCCTCTACTGTATCGAGTTCACCAGAAGGGAAGCCTGGAGTGAGTCCACGAGTGTCTCTGGATGTATCGCGGATCAATTTCAGAGGGACCCAGAACTCGCTGACGTTGCACTCAACCTATGGCTTGTTGCAGCAGGTTGCGATTCTTACGTTTCAGAATCCGCGGTTTTTGGGGTCAAGAAATTTTTCGGCATCGGTCTCAGGCGGATACTCGAATATTCAGGACATCACAACGTTCGCTTCATCGACGTTACAGGGAAACTTCCGCGTGACGCAGAAGTGGAGACGGACGGACACGTTTATCTACGAGTTTCTGTACAGAAGGGTGAAGGTTGATCCGAACAGTCTGCGTGTGGCGGCAGACCTGATTCCGTTATTGTCGCAGCCGGTGCGTGTGGGTGGCCCCGGGGTAACGTGGTTCCACGATACGAGGAAGCCAAATCCGCTGGATGCAGTGCAGGGATCGTTTTCGACACTACAGACGTTCATAGCGTCGTCGAAGTTCGGTTCGCAGACGGACTTCTGGCGAATTGATGGAACGAATTCGACGTACTACCAGTTGGGTCGGTATGTACTGGCGCGGAATACAAGAATCGGATATGAGCGCTCATGGGGAGTCAATCCGAATGCGGGAACGGATCCATGCTTGGGCGTTCTGTTAACAACGAACCCGAGCTGCAATGCGGTCCCTCTTCCGGAACGGCTGTATGCCGGCGGTGCTAGTTCGCATCGAGGGTTTCCCATCAATGGAGCCGGCCCGAGAGATTTGCAGACAGGTTATCCGGTCGGCGGATCAGCTGCATTCGTGAATACGATTGAACTTCGTATGCCTGCACCCACGCTTCCTTACGTGGGTGACAGTATCAGCTTTGTGTTGTTTCACGATATGGGGAATGTATTTCAAAATCCTGGCGACATGTTTCCGAGTTTTCTCAGGTTCAGACAGCCGGACCGGGATACGTGCAGGAATGTGCCTGCCGTCGCAACCCCAGATGCAATCGGGACATGTAACTTCAATTACTTCTCGCACGCGGTTGGATTGGGTGCGCGATACAGGACACCGGTTGGGCCTATCCGGTTTGATCTTAGCTATAACCTGAATCCACCGACTTATCCGGTGATCAATGACTACTCTGGCAGGCCGCCCTATGTTGGAGAAGGGCGGCACTTCGGTTTTTTCTTCAGTATTGGACAGAGCTTCTAA